In Corynebacterium matruchotii, a single genomic region encodes these proteins:
- the lysA gene encoding diaminopimelate decarboxylase has product MTHTPDFNAPTFNKLPAAVWPRTAMRDGGVSIAGVSLPSIAKEYGTPVMVVDEIDFRSRCRDMARAFGGPEHVHYASKAFMTSRIVQWVNEEGLSLDIASHGELLVALHAGFPAERIAAHGNNKDAAFLRDCVSKGVGFVILDSHQEIEDLNTIAAELGQTQDVLIRVKPGIDAHTHEFISTAHEDQKFGFSLASGSALKAARRVVELPNLRLIGLHCHVGSQVFDAEGFSLAAERILKLYRTIIEECEVGEEFNILNLGGGYGIAYVEGEQPLDVEAVSTDLLQRVNTYAERLHLTMPFIKVEPGRAIAGPSTVTVYTVGTVKDVTIDGGKTRRYISVDGGMGDNIRPALYGAEYDIRLVNRSTDAPLIPTRVVGSHCESGDILINDRNLPEDIRPGDIVALAATGAYCYSMSSRYNMMMRPAIVSVGAADDKAHLMVRRETLEDFFNLEA; this is encoded by the coding sequence ATGACCCACACACCTGACTTCAACGCTCCAACCTTCAACAAACTCCCCGCCGCAGTCTGGCCCCGCACCGCCATGCGCGATGGTGGTGTTAGCATCGCCGGCGTTAGCCTGCCCAGCATCGCCAAAGAATACGGCACCCCGGTCATGGTTGTCGACGAAATCGACTTCCGCTCCCGCTGCCGCGACATGGCCCGCGCCTTCGGCGGCCCCGAACACGTCCACTACGCATCCAAAGCCTTCATGACCTCCCGCATCGTCCAATGGGTCAACGAAGAAGGCCTCTCCCTCGACATCGCCTCACACGGCGAACTCCTCGTCGCCCTCCACGCCGGATTCCCCGCCGAACGCATCGCCGCCCACGGCAATAACAAAGACGCAGCCTTCCTCCGCGACTGCGTCAGCAAAGGCGTCGGCTTCGTCATTCTCGACTCCCACCAAGAAATCGAAGACCTCAACACTATTGCCGCGGAACTCGGCCAAACCCAAGACGTCCTCATCCGCGTCAAACCCGGCATCGACGCCCACACCCACGAATTCATCTCCACCGCCCACGAAGACCAAAAATTCGGCTTCTCTCTCGCCTCCGGCTCTGCCCTCAAAGCTGCCCGGCGCGTCGTCGAACTCCCCAATCTCAGGCTCATCGGCCTCCACTGCCACGTTGGCTCCCAAGTGTTCGACGCTGAAGGCTTCTCCCTGGCCGCGGAACGCATCCTCAAGCTCTACCGCACCATCATCGAAGAATGCGAGGTAGGGGAGGAGTTCAACATCCTCAACCTTGGTGGCGGCTACGGCATCGCCTACGTTGAGGGTGAACAACCCCTCGACGTCGAAGCCGTCTCCACCGACCTCCTGCAACGAGTCAACACCTACGCCGAACGACTCCACCTGACCATGCCGTTTATCAAGGTGGAACCCGGCCGGGCCATCGCCGGACCCAGCACCGTCACCGTCTACACCGTTGGCACCGTCAAAGACGTCACCATTGACGGCGGCAAAACCCGCCGCTACATCAGCGTCGACGGCGGCATGGGCGATAATATTCGGCCCGCCCTCTACGGCGCCGAATACGACATCCGACTCGTCAACCGCAGCACCGACGCCCCACTCATCCCAACCCGTGTCGTCGGCTCCCACTGCGAATCCGGCGATATCCTCATCAACGACCGTAACCTCCCCGAGGACATTCGCCCAGGTGACATCGTGGCCCTCGCCGCCACCGGCGCCTACTGCTACTCCATGTCCAGCCGCTACAACATGATGATGCGGCCCGCCATCGTCAGCGTCGGCGCCGCCGACGATAAAGCCCACCTCATGGTCCGCCGCGAAACCCTCGAAGACTTCTTCAACCTCGAAGCCTAA
- a CDS encoding L-lactate permease: MDTFQPVTDSVGESLGLSALVACVPLLAFFIMLIGVKARAHVSAAVALAAGILVAVLGFHMPIELSVMSAFRGGAFGLVPIVWVIVMAIWFYQITVASGRFEDLRRTFDKLGNGDVRVQTILIAFCFGGLLEALAGFGAPVAITATMILALGVKPLKAATVVLLANTAPVAFGAVATPIITAGEVGGRSAEQTANIAAIVGMQTPIIAMFIPAILLFILDGWKGVKAAWAPAFVIGISFAIAKYITANFFVYQLTDVIACIVSLGVAFAFLQRWQPKDVEEMRERMDLPPAPTSEDLPRQRVWMAMLPYAIVTVIFGVANVGAVSTALKSLTVKIPWPLLHDRLLNTAGAPNASSGTYSVAVLHNPGTLLLISGLIVALVYSKYSENGKYSLTANQAWKELTGTFYRMRWSILTIVLVLGLAYVMNDSGQTIAIGQFVASLGGLYTFLAPMLGWVGTAVTGSDTSANALFSKMQVTAAEQAGINPDLMLAANTTGGVVGKMVSPQSLAIAATAVEMEGKESDIFKAVVGWSFAFVLFVCCLVYLEATVLSFTVPIIP; this comes from the coding sequence ATGGACACATTTCAACCAGTGACTGACTCCGTTGGCGAGAGCCTCGGACTTTCAGCACTCGTCGCATGCGTTCCACTGCTGGCGTTTTTCATCATGCTCATCGGGGTGAAAGCCCGTGCCCATGTTTCCGCCGCTGTGGCGTTGGCTGCCGGCATTCTTGTTGCGGTTCTTGGTTTCCATATGCCTATTGAGCTGTCTGTCATGTCCGCGTTCCGCGGTGGCGCCTTCGGTTTGGTGCCGATCGTGTGGGTGATCGTGATGGCCATCTGGTTCTACCAGATCACGGTTGCCTCGGGAAGGTTCGAAGACCTGCGCCGGACCTTCGATAAGCTGGGCAACGGTGACGTGCGCGTCCAAACCATTTTGATTGCGTTCTGCTTCGGTGGCCTGTTGGAGGCCTTGGCCGGTTTCGGCGCCCCGGTGGCGATCACCGCCACCATGATTTTGGCGCTGGGCGTCAAACCGCTCAAGGCCGCCACTGTGGTGTTGTTGGCCAATACCGCCCCGGTGGCGTTCGGTGCGGTGGCCACCCCGATCATTACGGCTGGCGAGGTCGGCGGCCGTAGTGCGGAGCAAACCGCGAACATTGCTGCCATCGTCGGTATGCAAACCCCCATCATTGCCATGTTTATTCCGGCAATTCTGCTGTTCATCCTGGACGGCTGGAAGGGCGTGAAGGCCGCCTGGGCCCCGGCATTCGTCATCGGCATTAGCTTCGCTATCGCCAAGTACATCACGGCTAACTTCTTCGTCTACCAGCTCACCGACGTGATCGCTTGTATCGTGTCGCTGGGTGTGGCTTTCGCATTCCTCCAGCGGTGGCAGCCGAAGGATGTCGAGGAAATGCGGGAACGCATGGATCTGCCACCGGCCCCTACCTCCGAGGATCTGCCTCGGCAACGCGTATGGATGGCAATGCTCCCCTACGCCATTGTGACCGTGATCTTCGGTGTTGCCAACGTTGGTGCCGTCAGCACCGCCTTGAAGTCCCTCACGGTGAAGATCCCGTGGCCGCTGTTGCACGACCGGCTACTCAACACCGCGGGCGCCCCGAACGCCTCGTCGGGCACCTATTCGGTGGCGGTACTGCACAACCCGGGTACGCTGCTGTTGATTTCCGGGCTGATTGTGGCACTCGTGTACTCCAAGTATTCGGAGAACGGGAAGTACTCGCTGACCGCTAACCAGGCGTGGAAGGAGCTCACCGGCACGTTCTACCGGATGCGGTGGTCGATTTTGACGATCGTGTTGGTGCTGGGTCTCGCCTATGTCATGAACGACTCCGGCCAGACCATTGCGATTGGCCAGTTCGTGGCTTCCCTGGGTGGCCTGTACACCTTCCTGGCACCGATGCTGGGCTGGGTGGGCACCGCCGTGACCGGTTCGGACACGTCCGCTAACGCCCTGTTCAGTAAGATGCAGGTCACCGCGGCTGAGCAGGCCGGTATTAACCCGGATCTGATGCTGGCCGCCAACACCACCGGTGGCGTGGTGGGCAAGATGGTGTCCCCGCAGTCGCTGGCTATTGCCGCTACCGCCGTGGAGATGGAGGGCAAGGAGTCCGACATCTTCAAGGCTGTGGTGGGCTGGTCGTTCGCCTTCGTGCTCTTCGTGTGCTGCCTGGTCTACCTGGAGGCCACGGTACTGTCGTTCACGGTTCCGATCATCCCCTAA
- the argS gene encoding arginine--tRNA ligase: MTPSDLSHLINTEAHKILADRQLDVTALPEQVVVERPRNPEHGDYATNLALQIAKKVGMNPRELAGLLVDALSAHDEIATVDIAGPGFINIRLAAAAQGQIVADILAAGTTYGHNSLYSGERINLEFVSANPTGPVHLGSTRWAAVGDSLGRILAACGADVTREYYFNDHGRQIDRFTNSLIAAAKGQPVPEDGYGGDYISEIAANIVAQEPGVLQQSEPDMRETFRALGVELMFDHIKATLHEFGVDFDVYFHENSLFESGAVDRAVDKLKENGNLYFSNGAWWLRSTNYGDDKDRVVIKSDGDAAYIAGDIAYVANKFERGHTRSIYMLGADHHGYISRLRAAAAAMGYNPNNVEVLIGQLVNLVRDGEAVRMSKRAGTIITLDDLVEAIGIDAARYSLVRSSVDSTLDIDLTLWANQSNENPVYYVQYAHARLCSLAKKAAAVGVTVDNPDLSLLTEDHEGTLIRTLGEYPTVVKAAAELREPHRIARYIEELAGTFHRFYDTCQILPKAGEQAQPIHTARLALATATRQVIANALGLLGVTAPEQM, translated from the coding sequence ATGACACCATCGGATCTTTCCCACCTCATCAACACTGAGGCCCACAAGATACTTGCCGATCGACAGCTGGACGTGACCGCCCTGCCCGAGCAAGTAGTCGTGGAACGCCCTCGCAATCCCGAGCACGGCGACTACGCCACCAACCTGGCGCTCCAGATTGCCAAGAAGGTAGGAATGAATCCGCGCGAACTCGCCGGCCTGCTTGTCGACGCCCTGTCGGCGCACGACGAGATCGCCACCGTCGACATCGCCGGCCCCGGATTCATTAACATCCGACTGGCCGCCGCCGCCCAGGGCCAAATCGTGGCCGACATCCTTGCTGCCGGCACCACCTACGGGCACAACAGCCTCTACAGCGGGGAACGCATCAACTTGGAATTCGTCTCCGCCAACCCGACCGGACCTGTCCACCTCGGCAGCACCCGGTGGGCCGCCGTGGGCGACTCCCTCGGCCGAATTCTCGCAGCCTGCGGCGCTGACGTGACCCGCGAATATTACTTCAACGATCACGGCCGCCAAATCGACCGGTTCACCAACTCCCTCATTGCCGCCGCCAAAGGCCAACCCGTCCCCGAAGACGGCTACGGTGGCGACTACATCTCCGAAATCGCCGCCAATATCGTGGCCCAAGAACCCGGGGTGCTCCAGCAATCCGAACCCGACATGCGCGAAACCTTCCGCGCCCTCGGTGTTGAACTCATGTTCGATCACATCAAGGCCACCCTCCACGAATTCGGCGTCGACTTCGACGTGTACTTCCACGAGAACTCCCTCTTTGAATCCGGCGCCGTCGACCGCGCCGTCGACAAGCTCAAAGAAAACGGCAACCTGTACTTCAGCAACGGCGCCTGGTGGCTGCGCAGCACCAACTACGGCGACGACAAGGACCGGGTCGTCATCAAATCCGACGGGGATGCTGCCTACATCGCTGGCGATATCGCATACGTCGCAAACAAATTCGAACGCGGCCATACCCGCTCCATCTACATGCTCGGCGCTGACCACCACGGCTACATTTCCCGCCTGCGCGCCGCCGCAGCAGCCATGGGATATAACCCCAACAACGTGGAAGTCCTCATCGGCCAACTCGTCAACCTGGTCCGCGATGGTGAAGCCGTCCGCATGTCCAAACGTGCCGGTACCATCATCACCCTCGACGATCTGGTCGAAGCCATCGGCATTGATGCCGCCCGCTACTCCCTCGTGCGGTCCTCCGTCGACTCCACCCTCGACATCGACCTCACCCTGTGGGCCAACCAATCCAACGAAAACCCCGTTTACTACGTGCAATACGCCCACGCCCGCCTGTGCTCCCTGGCCAAGAAAGCCGCTGCCGTCGGCGTGACTGTAGACAACCCCGACCTGTCACTGCTTACCGAAGACCACGAAGGCACACTCATCCGCACCCTCGGCGAATACCCCACCGTGGTCAAAGCCGCCGCCGAACTCCGCGAACCCCACCGCATCGCCCGCTACATCGAAGAACTCGCCGGCACCTTCCACCGCTTCTACGACACCTGCCAAATCCTGCCCAAGGCAGGCGAGCAAGCCCAACCCATCCACACCGCCCGCCTGGCGCTGGCCACCGCCACCCGCCAAGTCATCGCCAATGCCCTCGGCCTCCTCGGCGTCACCGCGCCGGAACAAATGTAA
- a CDS encoding LutC/YkgG family protein: protein MDAKTEILTRIRNAHQLSNMPTDVEIVRTYNTNKTEEYSREQLKEILIERLEDYKAIVHETSVKKLPQTIADVLKERGAKEVRYAEGLDKKLFSAFTGNATPDDRSTDPRLLNDVDAVVTDSHVSSAQTGTICLESNPLCGRRALTLVPDCHVVIVRMENVVYGVPEMIGRLGHEKPVTMISGPSATSDIELNRVEGVHGPRTLICLIVD, encoded by the coding sequence ATGGACGCCAAGACCGAAATCCTCACGCGCATCCGTAACGCACATCAGCTATCGAACATGCCCACGGATGTGGAGATCGTCCGCACCTACAACACGAACAAGACCGAGGAGTATTCCCGGGAGCAGCTCAAGGAAATCCTCATTGAGCGTCTTGAAGACTACAAGGCGATTGTGCATGAGACCAGCGTGAAGAAGCTGCCGCAAACCATCGCTGACGTGCTCAAGGAGCGCGGCGCGAAGGAGGTTCGCTACGCCGAGGGGTTGGACAAGAAACTGTTTTCGGCCTTCACTGGTAACGCCACCCCGGATGATCGCAGCACCGACCCGCGGCTGCTCAACGATGTTGATGCGGTGGTCACTGATTCGCACGTGTCGTCGGCCCAGACGGGCACGATCTGCCTGGAGTCGAATCCTCTGTGTGGGCGCCGCGCGTTGACGCTGGTGCCGGACTGCCATGTGGTTATTGTGCGCATGGAGAACGTGGTGTATGGGGTGCCGGAGATGATCGGCCGCCTGGGGCATGAGAAGCCGGTCACCATGATTTCCGGCCCGTCGGCCACGTCGGATATTGAGCTCAACCGTGTGGAGGGTGTGCACGGCCCCCGCACGCTCATTTGCCTCATCGTCGACTAA
- a CDS encoding LutB/LldF family L-lactate oxidation iron-sulfur protein, which yields MPPRASDISNLRGDKTFPHTAHDGLNNVTQRRNLTKATTTIRNKRQRVIDEIDDWEDLREAGSTTKRYVMAHLPELLEQFEAAVTARGGHVHWARNAEEAGKIVTELVQATGEKKVVKIKSMATQEIALNEQLEKVGIFAQETDLAELIVQLGEDKPSHILVPAIHRNRAEIRSIFLKKMPHVDDSISSEPAELAEASRMYLRKQFMEAKVAISGANFGIAETGHVTIVESEGNGRMCLTLPETLISVMGIEKILPTFRDYEVFLQLLPRSSTGERMNPYTSLWSGVTENDGPKNFHIVLVDNGRTAAMSDEIGREALKCIRCSACLNVCPVYERAGGHAYGSTYPGPIGAILTPQLTGINDAHDPNGYLPYASSLCGRCNEVCPVKIPITDALLELRHKKVKEHKPVVEGALLASMQLMWSNPRLWNSAAHLVFMGRLLGGTKGKITHLPSFLAGWTDVRDTSVPPKKSFRQWFDSNEAAALLARAKAEGLPKNNIPTKADSDAADAAKEEKK from the coding sequence ATGCCGCCGCGGGCATCCGACATTTCTAACCTGCGGGGCGACAAAACCTTCCCGCACACCGCCCACGATGGGCTCAATAACGTTACCCAGCGCCGTAACCTCACTAAGGCCACCACCACCATCCGTAACAAGCGGCAGCGTGTGATCGACGAGATCGACGACTGGGAGGATCTGCGCGAGGCAGGTTCCACCACCAAACGGTATGTGATGGCCCACCTGCCAGAGCTGTTGGAACAGTTCGAAGCCGCCGTCACCGCCCGCGGTGGGCACGTGCACTGGGCCCGCAACGCCGAAGAAGCCGGCAAGATCGTCACCGAACTGGTGCAGGCCACTGGGGAAAAGAAAGTGGTCAAGATCAAGTCGATGGCCACCCAGGAAATCGCCCTGAACGAGCAGCTGGAAAAGGTGGGCATTTTCGCCCAGGAGACCGACCTTGCGGAGCTCATTGTGCAGCTGGGTGAGGACAAGCCGTCCCACATTCTCGTGCCGGCCATTCACCGGAACCGGGCTGAGATCCGCAGCATCTTCCTCAAGAAGATGCCTCACGTGGATGATTCCATTTCCTCCGAGCCCGCCGAACTGGCCGAGGCTTCCCGCATGTACCTACGGAAGCAGTTCATGGAGGCCAAGGTTGCCATTTCGGGCGCTAACTTCGGTATCGCCGAAACCGGGCACGTCACGATTGTGGAGTCCGAAGGTAACGGCCGCATGTGTCTGACCCTGCCGGAAACCCTCATCAGCGTGATGGGTATCGAAAAGATTCTCCCCACCTTCCGGGACTACGAGGTGTTCCTGCAACTGCTGCCGCGTTCCTCTACCGGCGAGCGCATGAACCCCTACACCTCCCTGTGGTCGGGCGTAACCGAGAACGACGGCCCGAAGAATTTCCACATTGTGCTGGTGGATAATGGCCGCACCGCCGCCATGTCCGACGAGATCGGCCGGGAGGCCTTGAAGTGCATCCGCTGCTCCGCCTGCCTCAATGTGTGCCCCGTGTACGAGCGGGCCGGCGGCCACGCCTACGGTTCCACCTACCCTGGCCCGATCGGCGCTATCCTCACCCCACAGCTCACGGGCATTAATGACGCCCACGACCCCAACGGCTACCTGCCTTACGCATCCTCCCTCTGCGGCCGATGCAACGAGGTGTGCCCGGTGAAGATTCCGATCACCGATGCCCTGCTGGAATTACGGCACAAGAAGGTGAAGGAACACAAGCCGGTGGTTGAGGGTGCATTGCTGGCCAGCATGCAGCTCATGTGGTCGAATCCGCGACTGTGGAATTCGGCAGCCCACCTGGTGTTCATGGGTCGCCTCCTGGGCGGCACGAAGGGCAAGATCACCCACCTGCCGAGCTTCCTGGCTGGGTGGACGGATGTGCGCGACACTTCGGTGCCACCGAAGAAATCGTTCCGCCAGTGGTTCGACTCCAATGAGGCCGCCGCGCTCTTAGCGCGGGCGAAGGCGGAGGGACTGCCAAAGAATAATATTCCTACCAAAGCCGACTCTGATGCCGCTGACGCTGCCAAGGAGGAGAAGAAATAA
- a CDS encoding homoserine dehydrogenase yields the protein MTPTTFNPGKGAGSTVGIAILGYGTVGSQVLRLMVENADEFAHRTGGPLEVRGVAVSNKEKHVGTLADELGLLTDDARSLIKRDDVDLVVEVIGGIDYPRELVLSALRSGKSVVTANKALVAAHSAELAEAADQAGVDLYFEAAVAAAIPVVGPLRRSLAGDQVQSVAGIVNGTTNFILDAMDSTGASYDDMLAEATRLGYAEADPTADVEGYDAASKAAILASLAFHTRVTADDVHCEGITNITAHDIQAAKAAGYTIKLLAICDRLKDEAGHESIAARVHPTLVPRNHPLANVHKSFNAIFVEAEAAGRLMFYGNGAGGNPTASAVLGDIVGAGRNKVFGGRAPGESTYANLPIANFGDVPTRFHIDMTVVDIIGVLAELTKIFAAHGISLRTVRQEEGTEKNARLLVMTHEAKESDLAATVETLKDAPSVIKVNSVIRMVGE from the coding sequence ATGACCCCCACCACTTTCAACCCCGGCAAAGGCGCAGGATCCACCGTCGGCATTGCTATCCTCGGTTACGGCACCGTCGGCTCCCAAGTGCTCCGCCTCATGGTGGAAAACGCCGACGAATTCGCCCACCGCACCGGTGGCCCCCTCGAAGTCCGTGGCGTGGCCGTGTCTAACAAGGAAAAACACGTTGGCACCCTTGCCGACGAACTGGGGCTTCTCACCGACGACGCCCGCAGCCTCATTAAACGCGACGACGTAGACCTCGTGGTCGAAGTCATCGGCGGCATCGACTACCCGCGCGAACTCGTGCTCAGCGCCCTCCGCAGCGGCAAATCCGTTGTCACCGCCAACAAGGCCCTCGTCGCGGCCCACTCCGCCGAACTCGCCGAAGCCGCCGACCAGGCCGGCGTCGACCTCTACTTCGAAGCCGCCGTCGCCGCAGCCATTCCCGTTGTTGGGCCGCTCCGCCGCTCACTTGCCGGTGATCAGGTCCAATCCGTCGCCGGCATCGTCAACGGCACCACCAACTTCATCCTCGACGCCATGGACTCCACCGGGGCATCCTACGACGACATGCTCGCCGAGGCTACCCGACTCGGCTATGCCGAAGCCGACCCCACCGCCGATGTGGAAGGCTACGACGCCGCATCCAAAGCCGCCATCCTTGCATCCCTCGCCTTCCACACCCGCGTCACCGCCGATGACGTGCACTGCGAAGGCATCACGAATATCACCGCCCACGACATTCAGGCCGCGAAGGCCGCGGGCTACACCATTAAGCTCCTCGCAATCTGCGACCGACTCAAGGACGAGGCCGGGCACGAATCCATCGCCGCCCGCGTCCACCCCACCCTCGTGCCCCGCAACCATCCCCTGGCCAACGTGCACAAAAGCTTCAACGCTATCTTCGTCGAAGCCGAAGCCGCCGGCCGGCTCATGTTCTACGGCAATGGTGCCGGCGGGAACCCCACCGCATCCGCCGTCCTCGGCGACATTGTGGGCGCCGGCCGGAACAAAGTATTCGGCGGCCGCGCCCCCGGCGAATCCACCTACGCCAACCTGCCCATCGCCAACTTCGGTGACGTCCCCACCCGATTCCACATCGACATGACCGTCGTTGACATCATCGGGGTGCTTGCCGAACTCACCAAAATCTTTGCTGCCCACGGCATTTCGCTCCGTACCGTCCGCCAGGAAGAAGGCACTGAAAAGAACGCCCGACTTCTGGTCATGACCCACGAAGCTAAGGAATCCGACCTGGCCGCCACCGTCGAAACCCTCAAGGACGCCCCATCCGTCATTAAGGTCAACTCGGTTATCCGCATGGTCGGCGAATAA
- the thrB gene encoding homoserine kinase, giving the protein MPTELPVGTKVTVTVPASSANLGPGFDTLGLALALYDTVEVEVISSGLEVEVFGEGHGELPLDGSHLVVKALRAGLKACDAIAPGLRVVCHNVIPQSRGLGSSAAAAVAGVAAANGLCGFPLDDAQVVQLSSAFEGHPDNAAASVLGGAVVSWTEIPVDGRTEPQYKAVGIPVHPNILATALVPNFHASTEAVRRVLPSDVTHLDARFNVSRCAVMTVALQHHPELLWEGTRDRLHQPYRADVLPITAEWVNRLRNRGYAAYLSGAGPTVMVLSTEPIDEAILGEAREAGLTVHHLDVAEPVKVVVNK; this is encoded by the coding sequence ATGCCCACTGAACTGCCCGTTGGTACCAAAGTGACCGTCACCGTCCCCGCCTCGTCCGCCAATCTCGGGCCCGGCTTCGATACGCTTGGCCTCGCCCTCGCCCTCTACGACACCGTGGAAGTCGAAGTGATTTCTTCCGGTCTTGAAGTCGAAGTCTTCGGCGAAGGCCACGGCGAACTCCCACTCGACGGCTCCCACCTGGTGGTCAAGGCACTTCGCGCCGGCCTGAAAGCCTGCGACGCTATCGCGCCGGGGTTGCGGGTGGTGTGCCATAATGTGATTCCGCAGTCCCGGGGTTTGGGTTCGTCGGCAGCTGCGGCGGTGGCTGGGGTGGCAGCAGCCAATGGACTGTGCGGTTTTCCACTCGATGATGCACAAGTGGTGCAGCTTTCGTCCGCGTTTGAGGGGCACCCGGATAATGCCGCCGCCTCTGTATTGGGGGGTGCGGTGGTGTCGTGGACGGAGATTCCCGTCGATGGTCGGACGGAACCGCAGTACAAGGCGGTAGGAATCCCAGTTCACCCGAATATTCTTGCAACCGCGTTGGTGCCGAATTTTCACGCCTCCACCGAGGCGGTGCGGCGGGTGCTGCCGTCGGATGTGACCCACTTGGATGCCCGGTTTAATGTGTCCCGCTGTGCGGTGATGACGGTGGCGTTGCAACACCACCCGGAATTATTGTGGGAGGGCACTCGGGACCGGCTGCACCAACCCTACCGGGCGGATGTGTTGCCAATCACTGCTGAATGGGTGAATCGGTTGCGGAATCGCGGCTATGCTGCATATTTATCCGGTGCGGGCCCCACCGTCATGGTGTTATCGACCGAACCTATTGATGAGGCCATTTTGGGTGAGGCGCGGGAGGCCGGGTTGACTGTGCATCATCTCGATGTGGCGGAACCAGTGAAGGTGGTTGTGAACAAATGA
- a CDS encoding (Fe-S)-binding protein, with amino-acid sequence MKIALFSTCIGDAMFPDASKATALLLARLGHDVVYPKQQTCCGQMHVNTGYQKEAVGQIKSYVEAFSDPSIDYVVAPSGSCVGAVREQHERVATRYGTPALVDGAKTTAKKTLDLPEFLIDIAGVENVGAFFPHKVTYHPSCHGLRFIKLGDRPYRLLRNVEGIELLELPNKEECCGFGGTFALKNAETSAAMVSDKSRNIESTGTEYVTGGDSSCLMNIAGSLSRQHVGIRAIHLAEILASTKEHPWTPTSAAYTKEAML; translated from the coding sequence ATGAAAATTGCGCTCTTTTCCACCTGCATCGGTGACGCGATGTTCCCCGATGCGTCCAAAGCCACGGCACTGCTCCTCGCGCGACTTGGCCACGACGTGGTCTACCCCAAGCAGCAAACATGCTGCGGACAGATGCACGTGAATACCGGTTACCAAAAGGAAGCCGTCGGCCAGATTAAAAGCTACGTCGAGGCATTCTCTGACCCCAGCATCGACTATGTGGTCGCCCCCTCCGGCTCGTGCGTCGGCGCGGTCCGCGAGCAACACGAGCGTGTCGCCACCCGTTACGGCACCCCGGCGCTTGTCGACGGCGCCAAGACCACGGCCAAGAAAACCCTCGACCTGCCGGAATTCTTGATCGATATTGCCGGGGTCGAAAACGTGGGAGCATTCTTCCCCCACAAGGTCACCTACCACCCCTCCTGCCATGGTCTGCGGTTTATCAAGCTTGGTGATCGCCCCTATCGGCTGCTCCGCAACGTTGAGGGCATCGAACTGTTAGAACTGCCCAATAAGGAAGAATGCTGCGGCTTCGGCGGCACCTTCGCGCTCAAGAACGCCGAAACCTCCGCCGCCATGGTGTCGGACAAGTCCCGCAATATCGAGTCCACCGGCACCGAATATGTCACCGGCGGCGACTCCTCCTGCCTCATGAACATTGCCGGCTCGCTGTCCCGCCAACATGTGGGCATTCGCGCCATTCACCTTGCGGAAATCCTCGCATCGACCAAAGAACATCCCTGGACCCCCACCTCAGCTGCTTACACCAAGGAGGCAATGCTGTGA
- a CDS encoding helix-turn-helix transcriptional regulator, producing MIHPPRPRPVTELFPESLRLSPKQRAVLDALDEFPNGAKVGEIAKALGMHTNTARGHLEELVAMEAVFAVAAPTTGRGRPQLIYKLRIPNNKTIADQYLALINIMAQHLEDSAGSHAKQLAQQIGREAGARLIDEGFSSANIQEAVDALCKHLRDMGFDPEVIPTTTNSRKKRVDVCMHSCPFVSKDGELKDFVCDVHQGMMQHHKDLSPLHIDLQPLLADGKCMVSISEVDEDESINDKQ from the coding sequence ATGATCCATCCGCCCCGCCCTCGCCCAGTGACTGAGCTGTTTCCCGAGTCGCTGCGACTCAGCCCTAAACAGCGCGCAGTACTCGATGCCCTCGATGAGTTTCCCAATGGCGCCAAGGTGGGTGAGATAGCCAAAGCTCTTGGCATGCATACTAACACCGCCCGTGGGCATTTGGAGGAGTTGGTGGCCATGGAGGCGGTCTTTGCGGTTGCAGCACCCACCACCGGCCGGGGTCGCCCACAGTTAATCTATAAGCTACGGATCCCAAATAATAAAACTATCGCCGACCAATACCTGGCCTTGATTAATATCATGGCCCAGCACCTGGAAGACAGCGCCGGCAGCCATGCCAAGCAATTAGCGCAGCAGATTGGGCGGGAGGCCGGGGCGCGGCTTATCGACGAGGGGTTCAGCTCCGCCAATATCCAAGAGGCGGTGGATGCCCTGTGCAAGCACCTGCGGGATATGGGTTTCGACCCGGAAGTCATTCCCACCACCACGAACTCCCGCAAGAAGCGGGTCGACGTGTGCATGCATTCCTGCCCATTTGTGAGCAAGGATGGAGAGCTGAAAGATTTCGTGTGCGATGTGCATCAGGGCATGATGCAACACCATAAAGACCTCTCCCCACTGCACATTGACCTACAGCCGCTCCTAGCCGACGGTAAGTGCATGGTGTCGATTTCGGAGGTCGACGAAGATGAATCGATCAACGATAAACAGTGA